A window of the Cystobacter fuscus genome harbors these coding sequences:
- a CDS encoding ATP-binding protein, which produces MMNLHEQNLAGCSPLDVVEALEEGFITADPSCRIQVVNQAAERLLRLPRSRLLGSTLASVFGEQVQSQAFLEHCRHALAEHAPARFVMHHASLESWLEVRFHPQHGQLWLFLRDVTRQHQTEERPQRAEQDPDHLHLILKHAPVILFAFDAQGVFTLSEGSGLQRLGLEPGGVVGRSIFDVYRDFEWITGSIRRVLEGEPLKVVGAVGAVWFDVQFTPLRDAAGKVVGGIGIANDVTERERILEALRQQQSVLQYVIANVPHAIFWKDREGRFLGGNQNFIDDTGVGSPENLIGKTDHDVWSKHEEADAFVSSDREVMRSGMPLLKVEEPALRGDGQQRILLTSKVPLRDEAGHVTGLLGIYADITERKRMELDLQKAKEEAEAAARARSEFLTVMSHELRTPLTLILGPLDTLLSSRVSELSGHARLDLERVQRNAERLFRLVDDILDHQKVEARQMKVDWEPVEISELAARIVEDARSAGNSRRLDLRLEADATLGTVPLDRRKFEKIVLNLLGNALKFSPPGSQITVALRAMDGQVELSVADSGPGIPQEQQGLLFRHFQQIDGTTTRKHEGTGMGLAIVKEFAELMGGQVTVESEPGKGARFIVRLPRNPEHIVASRPGGEGTTAVESTGYFNPFHDAPPEPGPAPRRSDKPVSRLLIAEDNPDMRAYLAGLLATEYEVELVETGLRAWEAVQRKRPDVIVSDVMMPEMDGVELATRLKASAQYRDIPIILLTAKASREEVVGGLNAGADDYLGKPFSPAELKARVRAAERLHEAYLELDASKLELQATLRQLHEAQDQIVQKAKLAAVGTLVAGLSHELNNPVAAIRMNAQLLLRHALDPASLRRSLLVIDRQSQRCSSLLRALLEFSRQTPVVREPHPVDEVTSRVLELARHEAHRRAVHLEQSCSDTGRLWVDVNALELETAMHHIVRNALEASPEGATVRLETRPLTWEGKPGVEVAVSDSGPGIPPEDLPRIFEPFFTTKPVGQSIGLGLSLTQRFIDSHGGTLQVDSTVGRGTTVRLWLPAAVPGREVPARVSAEVSR; this is translated from the coding sequence ATGATGAATCTCCATGAGCAGAACCTGGCTGGCTGCTCTCCACTGGATGTCGTGGAGGCCCTGGAGGAGGGATTCATCACAGCCGACCCCTCGTGCCGCATTCAGGTGGTGAATCAGGCAGCCGAGCGGCTCCTCCGGCTTCCGCGCTCTCGATTGCTCGGCTCCACGCTGGCATCGGTCTTCGGAGAGCAGGTCCAGTCCCAGGCATTCCTTGAACACTGCCGGCACGCGCTCGCCGAACACGCGCCAGCGCGGTTCGTCATGCACCACGCCTCACTCGAGTCCTGGCTCGAGGTTCGCTTTCATCCCCAGCATGGGCAGCTGTGGCTCTTCCTGCGCGATGTCACCCGGCAACACCAGACCGAGGAGCGGCCGCAGCGAGCCGAGCAGGACCCGGATCACCTTCATCTGATACTCAAACACGCTCCCGTCATCCTGTTCGCATTCGACGCCCAGGGAGTCTTCACGCTCTCCGAGGGGAGCGGACTTCAACGCCTCGGACTGGAACCGGGTGGCGTCGTCGGTCGCTCGATCTTCGACGTCTACCGTGACTTCGAATGGATCACCGGGAGCATCCGCCGCGTGCTGGAGGGGGAGCCGCTGAAGGTCGTGGGGGCGGTGGGAGCGGTCTGGTTCGATGTGCAGTTCACCCCGCTGCGCGACGCGGCCGGGAAGGTGGTCGGGGGCATCGGAATCGCCAACGATGTCACCGAGCGTGAGCGGATCCTCGAAGCGCTCAGACAGCAGCAGTCCGTGCTCCAGTACGTCATCGCCAATGTTCCCCACGCCATCTTCTGGAAGGACCGGGAGGGGCGATTTCTCGGCGGAAATCAGAACTTCATCGACGACACGGGCGTGGGAAGCCCGGAGAACCTCATCGGCAAGACGGACCACGACGTCTGGAGCAAGCATGAGGAGGCGGACGCCTTCGTGAGCAGCGACCGCGAAGTGATGCGGAGCGGCATGCCCCTCCTCAAGGTCGAGGAGCCCGCCCTGCGCGGGGATGGTCAGCAGCGCATTCTCTTGACCAGCAAGGTCCCCCTCCGCGACGAGGCCGGTCATGTCACCGGCCTGCTGGGCATCTACGCGGACATCACCGAGCGCAAGCGCATGGAGTTGGATCTCCAGAAGGCGAAGGAAGAGGCCGAGGCGGCGGCCCGAGCCAGGAGTGAATTCCTCACCGTCATGAGTCATGAGCTGCGCACCCCGTTGACCTTGATCCTGGGGCCGCTGGATACATTGCTCTCCTCTCGCGTCAGCGAGCTCTCCGGCCACGCCCGTCTCGACCTCGAGCGCGTCCAGCGCAATGCCGAGCGGCTCTTCCGGCTGGTCGACGACATCCTGGACCATCAGAAGGTGGAAGCCCGCCAGATGAAGGTCGACTGGGAGCCCGTGGAGATCTCCGAGCTCGCGGCCCGCATCGTGGAGGACGCACGATCGGCGGGGAACTCCCGGCGGCTCGACCTGCGCCTCGAGGCCGATGCCACCCTGGGCACGGTGCCCCTGGACCGGCGCAAGTTCGAGAAGATCGTCCTCAACCTGCTGGGCAATGCCTTGAAGTTCTCTCCTCCCGGGAGCCAGATCACCGTGGCGCTACGGGCGATGGACGGACAGGTCGAGCTGTCCGTGGCCGACTCGGGGCCGGGTATCCCCCAGGAGCAACAGGGGCTGCTCTTCCGGCACTTCCAACAGATCGACGGCACCACCACGCGCAAGCACGAGGGGACTGGCATGGGCCTGGCCATCGTGAAGGAGTTCGCCGAGCTGATGGGGGGCCAGGTCACGGTGGAGAGCGAGCCGGGCAAGGGCGCGCGCTTCATCGTCCGCCTGCCGCGCAACCCCGAGCACATCGTGGCATCGCGTCCGGGCGGAGAGGGCACGACGGCCGTGGAAAGCACCGGCTACTTCAACCCTTTCCACGATGCCCCGCCAGAGCCCGGTCCGGCACCTCGCCGCTCGGACAAGCCTGTGTCGCGCCTGCTCATCGCCGAAGACAATCCCGACATGCGCGCGTACCTCGCTGGCCTCCTGGCCACGGAGTACGAGGTCGAGCTGGTGGAGACCGGCCTTCGAGCGTGGGAGGCGGTCCAGCGGAAGCGGCCGGACGTCATCGTGTCGGACGTGATGATGCCCGAGATGGACGGCGTCGAGTTGGCCACCAGGCTCAAGGCGAGCGCCCAGTACAGGGACATTCCCATCATCCTGCTGACGGCCAAGGCCAGCCGCGAAGAGGTGGTGGGGGGCCTGAATGCCGGAGCCGACGACTACCTTGGCAAGCCCTTCAGTCCAGCCGAGCTCAAGGCCCGGGTGCGCGCGGCCGAGCGCCTCCACGAAGCCTACCTGGAGCTCGACGCCAGCAAGCTCGAACTACAGGCCACGCTGCGACAGCTGCACGAGGCGCAGGATCAGATCGTGCAGAAGGCCAAGCTCGCCGCCGTGGGGACGCTGGTGGCCGGGCTCTCCCACGAGCTGAACAACCCGGTGGCCGCCATTCGCATGAATGCCCAATTGCTGCTCAGGCACGCGCTGGATCCGGCGAGCCTGCGCCGGTCGCTCCTCGTCATCGATCGCCAGTCGCAACGATGCTCGAGTTTGTTGAGGGCGCTGCTCGAGTTCTCCCGCCAGACCCCCGTTGTGCGCGAGCCGCACCCCGTGGACGAGGTGACGAGCCGAGTGCTCGAGCTCGCCCGGCACGAAGCGCACCGGCGTGCCGTGCACCTCGAGCAGTCGTGCTCCGATACCGGGCGGCTCTGGGTCGACGTGAATGCCCTGGAGTTGGAGACAGCCATGCACCACATCGTGCGCAACGCGCTGGAGGCCAGCCCGGAAGGAGCCACGGTGCGGCTCGAGACACGGCCCCTGACGTGGGAAGGAAAGCCGGGCGTGGAGGTCGCCGTGAGCGACAGTGGACCCGGCATCCCTCCCGAAGACCTGCCGCGGATCTTCGAGCCGTTCTTCACCACGAAACCCGTGGGTCAGAGCATCGGACTTGGCCTGTCGCTGACCCAGCGGTTCATCGACTCCCACGGCGGAACCCTCCAGGTCGACAGCACCGTGGGTCGCGGAACGACGGTTCGCCTCTGGCTACCCGCCGCCGTACCCGGACGCGAAGTGCCAGCTCGGGTGAGCGCGGAGGTCAGCCGATGA
- a CDS encoding sigma-54-dependent transcriptional regulator, producing MRSGPTETKCPPDSTQREHVLVIDDEEDIRESLAEILSLEGYEITTAESGATAIERAKLARFSLVITDLKMPGMDGIEVLVRLKQLHPDLPVIVATGYASDETASRCRREGAYDYIRKPFDLDDLLRLITQALQAGRGTR from the coding sequence ATGAGGAGCGGCCCCACCGAGACGAAGTGCCCGCCGGACAGCACCCAGCGCGAGCATGTCCTGGTCATCGATGACGAAGAGGACATTCGCGAGAGCCTGGCGGAGATCCTCTCGCTGGAGGGCTACGAGATCACGACTGCCGAGAGCGGCGCCACCGCCATCGAGCGGGCGAAGCTGGCGCGCTTCTCCCTGGTCATCACGGATCTCAAGATGCCTGGAATGGACGGCATCGAGGTGCTGGTGCGCCTGAAGCAGCTCCATCCCGACCTGCCGGTGATCGTCGCCACCGGCTACGCCTCCGACGAGACGGCGAGCCGCTGCCGGCGCGAGGGAGCGTACGACTACATCAGGAAACCCTTCGATCTGGATGACCTGCTGCGCCTCATCACACAGGCGCTCCAGGCAGGCCGAGGCACGCGGTAA